The following proteins are co-located in the Styela clava chromosome 15, kaStyClav1.hap1.2, whole genome shotgun sequence genome:
- the LOC120333805 gene encoding protein unc-93 homolog A-like has translation MAESKETKHYQLKKIRIKFYIFAVSVFVTFGSFVTVNALQSSINIEDGLGNKTAMTTFGSGIICALLVTPVLLRVLKPKIALIVSDVCFLFYVALNAYPSLYTLIPGGVFAGIASATMWPCTSLFSVFFGLEHWSHANRIPDFYVQSYTAKFFGVFQFNQVIGNTFTTITFQQSQKQQQESSKTENTGVTDSYQTTTTVWERDLSVCGANDCQDPNITAQNLEQYVPPTQRSLYILIGILSLLIVLSIIVKSIFLPTISPSVEMPTKRDYSSSNHHNNNRKLDSDTKDEAKSENGGVVNNAYDKERDDETTNVDQMSVTSEAISRISENEESTVHFLKRTIKATFLHIISVQQLLVAGLTFYDGMVMAFAASELTRAYASCVLGLPQVGIGMIVYGIGDIIFSFIVAKTPTAGIWRNFPMVIAFIIDTLNYSFCLTWEPNTENSWVIYLFFFGFGCADGIWQTLLNFRYGEYFPERKDIAFTAWNLWIMLGFFLQYTLSSYMCVYEKIYMHLALLVASLFLYGLGEYRFLTKVRPTRAAPEIDLKTAL, from the exons ATGGCTGAATCAAAAGAAACAAAGCATTATCAACTGAAAAAGATTCGGATCAAATTCTATATTTTTGCTGTATCAGTTTTTGTCACCTTTGGATCTTTCGTGACGGTTAATGCTCTGCAATCTAGTATTAACATAGAGGATGGTTTAG gaAACAAAACAGCGATGACTACATTCGGATCAGGAATCATTTGTGCGTTGCTAGTTACTCCTGTTTTGCTACGGGTTCTGAAACCAAAAATTGCACTTATTGTCAGTGatgtttgttttcttttttacgTCGCTCTCAACGCTTATCCAT CATTATATACACTGATACCTGGAGGTGTTTTTGCTGGGATCGCTTCTGCTACAATGTGGCCTTGTACGTCATTATTTAGTGTTTTCTTTGGATTAGAACATTGGAGTCACGCGAACAGAATCCCTGATTTTTATGTTCAGTCCTATACGGCAAAATTTTTTGGAGTCTTCCAGTTTAATCAG GTGATTGGAAACACATTTACAACAATCACGTTCCAACAATCTCAAAAGCAGCAACAAGAATCGTCTAAAACCGAAAATACGGGCGTTACAGACTCATATCAAACCACTACGACCGTCTGGGAAAGAGATTTATCAGTATGTGGGGCTAATGATTGCCAAGACCCCAATATAACTGCTCAAAACTTGGAACAATACGTCCCACCGACGCAGCGATCATTATACATATTAATTGGAATATTATCACTGCTCATAGTTTTATCAATAATAGTGAAATCGATTTTTTTGCCAACAATATCACCAAGTGTTGAGATGCCCACAAAGAGAGATTATAGCAGCAGCAATCACCACAATAACAATAGAAAATTAGATTCTGATACAAAGGATGAAGCAAAATCTGAAAATGGCGGAGTGGTTAACAATGCATATGACAAAGAGAGAGATGATGAAACCACAAATGTTGATCAAATGTCTGTTACTTCAGAAGCTATATCGAGGATTTCAGAAAATGAA GAGAGCACTGTTCACTTTTTGAAACGAACGATAAAAGCAACTTTTCTGCATATCATAAGCGTACAGCAACTACTTGTTGCGGGCCTCACATTTTATGACGGTATGGTGATGGCTTTTGCCGCTTCGGAACTAACAAGAGCTTACGCGTCATGCGTTTTAGGGCTGCCTCAG GTCGGAATCGGTATGATCGTTTATGGAATCGGTGATATAATATTCTCGTTTATTGTAGCAAAAACCCCAACTGCTGGAATCTGGAGAAATTTTCCAATGGTTATTGCATTCATAATCGACACACTGAACTATAGTTTTTGTCTTACATGGGAACCGAATACAGAAAACTCCTGggtcatatatttatttttcttcggGTTTGGCTGTGCTGATGGGATTTGGCAAACATTATTAAATT TTCGGTATGGAGAATATTTTCCTGAGAGGAAAGATATTGCCTTTACCGCATGGAATCTTTGGATAATGCTGGGATTTTTTCTGCAATATACTCTCAGTTCATACATGTGTGTTTATGAGAAGATTTACATGCATTTGGCATTGCTGGTAGCCTCTTTGTTTCTGTACG gtCTTGGAGAATATAGGTTTCTAACAAAGGTGCGTCCGACAAGGGCTGCGCCTGAAATTGACTTGAAGACCGcactttga
- the LOC120333792 gene encoding uncharacterized protein LOC120333792 isoform X1: MWRTTIIAAFVLVVASSTQTNENSAKSTTRPFTTAETSNKTNKCVNDLVKKWINTTLDNVMQCTNGEQFEKGNYTIHICITGTNTTNISTTTGECGCNLSGIFRYNFINLNISDSDKCQNISSQKFFNYTSRNCEKTETASTTVIPVTEPTTTTTESISPTQSTTTAKTTTTKTTTTKTAETQKPVKEVMTNIEQNSAQQNQSNLTDENNLIFVVNNVTGPAVGSEEKPAYKSPKGATVVKSLTFGKDIANAKVVITEKTLEKNTDLSGLSQTMVDNDSGGVRKTKRVVFGNKVLLIAAFEGSDNKKLQVQVVKFTVDTSAGDYNEIRKNVDDEGSTNTIGRSILTSLRGVCAFYDEETEAMSEEGCQTVGDVSGKGVSCRCDHTTVFAVLMSANVVVVPSGVKIVSYITEIASIIFLIITAILLMKVRNHVRGDRVKVQICVTFSLLVLHILNVFHDLALLNDTACEMVTVLMHYFFLCSAMWMLMEGITLLFKTMDSVMRLLSGKNAKKFAISRYVISFSVPFVIVIISLAYGFANGVYMPLNELWKKDGQGPKYKHCWLSDEENILLGAAVIPIAVILLCCVLIVIRMFYIVYKMSVESENYKPTNLQRHSSESDVVDLEHVKAALKAIVVLLPVLGIPWLLGFFTGIESDETGIVFMYLNAIINGLQGVFLFVVYCIIGKEVRKSIMNVQKKYSVSLEFSSKRRMTSDASAISTAQGTMSTNVGENLYSEAPFNIPNGNAKEDI, encoded by the exons ATGTGGAGGACAACCATTATAGCAGCCTTTGTGCTTGTTGTCGCCTCATCGACGCAAACAAACGAGAACTCTG CAAAATCAACAACAAGACCATTTACGACAGCTGAAACAA GTAACAAGACTAATAAATGCGTGAATGACCTTGTAAAGAAATGGATAAATACTACGCTGGATAACGTCATGCAATGCACAAATGGAGAACAATTTGAGAAAGGAAATTACACAATACATATATGTATAACAG gCACAAATACCACAAACATCTCTACGACAACAG GTGAATGTGGTTGTAACCTATCCGGAATATTTCGATACAATTTCATTAACTTGAACATCAGTGACAGCGACAAATGTCAGAATATTTCGTCGCAGAAATTCTTTAATT ATACAAGTCGAAATTGTGAAAAAACGGAAACCGCAAGTACCACTGTCATCCCCGTGACAGAAccgacaacaacaacaaccgaAAGCATCTCACCAA CACAATCAACGACCACAGCTAAGACGACCACAACTAAGACGACCACAACTAAGACAGCTGAAACac aaaaaccTGTGAAAGAAGTTATGACAAATATAGAACAAAACAGCGCACAGCAGAATCAAAGTAATTTGACGGACGAGAATAACTTGATATTTGTGGTTAATAATGTAACGGGACCGGCTGTTGGCTCTGAAGAG AAACCTGCGTATAAATCACCGAAAGGTGCAACTGTCGTTAAAAGTTTAACTTTTGGCAAAGACATTGCTAATGCGAAGGTCGTTATAACTGAAAAAACTTTGGAAAAAAACACCGACTTGTCTGGACTTTCTCAAACCATGGTTGACAACGATTCAGGAGGAGTAAGAAAGACCAAACGAGTGGTTTTTGGGAATAAGGTGTTGTTAATCGCAGCTTTCGAGGGGAGTGACAACAAGAAATTGCAAGTTCAGGTAGTGAAATTTACAGTAGATACCTCGGCAGGAGATTATAATGAAATTCGAAAAAACGTTGACGACGAAGGCTCAACAAATACGATTGGACGATCAATACTCACATCTCTAAGGGGTGTCTGTGCGTTTTACGACGAAGAAACAGAAGCAATGTCTGAAGAGGGTTGTCAGACAGTTGGAGATGTATCTGGAAAAGGAGTGTCATGTCGTTGTGACCATACCACTGTGTTTGCAGTTCTCATGTCTGCAAACGTAGTGGTAGTTCCATCAGGAGTAAAG atcGTGTCATATATTACCGAAATTGCTTCCATCATATTCTTGATAATCACTGCCATCCTGCTAATGAAAGTACGCAATCATGTGAGAGGAGACAGGGTCAAAGTTCAAATATGCGTGACGTTTTCTTTACTGGTGTTACACATTCTCAATGTTTTCCACGACCTTGCTTTGCTCAATGATACGGCTTGTGAAATGGTGACTGTATTGATGCATTACTTTTTCTTGTGCTCAG CGATGTGGATGCTGATGGAAGGAATCACTCTATTGTTTAAGACCATGGACAGTGTAATGCGTTTACTCAGTGGGAAAAATGCGAAAAAGTTTGCGATCTCTCGTTATGTGATCAGCTTTTCAGTTCCGTTTGTGATCGTTATTATTTCTCTGGCTTACGGTTTCGCTAACGGTGTATACATGCCTTTGAACGAACTGTGGAAAAAAGATGGACAAGGCCCAAAATATAAGCATTGCTGGCTGTCCGACGAGGAAAATATTCTACTTGGAGCAGCTGTCATTCCTATTGCTGTAATTCTCTTGTGCTGCGTATTGATCGTGATCAGAATGTTTTACATTGTCTACAAAATGAGTGTTGAGAGTGAAAATTACAAACCAACCAACCTGCAAAGGCACAGCAGCGAATCTGACGTAGTGGATTTGGAACATGTTAAAGCAGCTCTAAAGGCAATTGTCGTCCTATTGCCTGTACTAGGCATTCCATGGCTTCTTGGCTTTTTCACAG GCATCGAGAGCGACGAAACCGGCATTGTTTTCATGTATCTGAACGCAATCATCAACGGTCTACAGGGCGTTTTCCTCTTCGTTGTTTACTGCATTATCGGAAAGGAAGTCAGGAAATCTATTATGAACGTGCAAAAGAAATACTCTGTCTCCTTAGAGTTTTCATCCAAGAGAAGGATGACCAGTGATGCCTCAGCTATAAGCACAGCTCAAGGCACCATGTCGACAAACGTAGGGGAAAATTTGTATTCAGAAGCGCCATTCAATATTCCTAACGGGAATGCAAAGGAAGATATATGA
- the LOC120333792 gene encoding uncharacterized protein LOC120333792 isoform X2, whose amino-acid sequence MWRTTIIAAFVLVVASSTQTNENSGNKTNKCVNDLVKKWINTTLDNVMQCTNGEQFEKGNYTIHICITGTNTTNISTTTGECGCNLSGIFRYNFINLNISDSDKCQNISSQKFFNYTSRNCEKTETASTTVIPVTEPTTTTTESISPTQSTTTAKTTTTKTTTTKTAETQKPVKEVMTNIEQNSAQQNQSNLTDENNLIFVVNNVTGPAVGSEEKPAYKSPKGATVVKSLTFGKDIANAKVVITEKTLEKNTDLSGLSQTMVDNDSGGVRKTKRVVFGNKVLLIAAFEGSDNKKLQVQVVKFTVDTSAGDYNEIRKNVDDEGSTNTIGRSILTSLRGVCAFYDEETEAMSEEGCQTVGDVSGKGVSCRCDHTTVFAVLMSANVVVVPSGVKIVSYITEIASIIFLIITAILLMKVRNHVRGDRVKVQICVTFSLLVLHILNVFHDLALLNDTACEMVTVLMHYFFLCSAMWMLMEGITLLFKTMDSVMRLLSGKNAKKFAISRYVISFSVPFVIVIISLAYGFANGVYMPLNELWKKDGQGPKYKHCWLSDEENILLGAAVIPIAVILLCCVLIVIRMFYIVYKMSVESENYKPTNLQRHSSESDVVDLEHVKAALKAIVVLLPVLGIPWLLGFFTGIESDETGIVFMYLNAIINGLQGVFLFVVYCIIGKEVRKSIMNVQKKYSVSLEFSSKRRMTSDASAISTAQGTMSTNVGENLYSEAPFNIPNGNAKEDI is encoded by the exons ATGTGGAGGACAACCATTATAGCAGCCTTTGTGCTTGTTGTCGCCTCATCGACGCAAACAAACGAGAACTCTG GTAACAAGACTAATAAATGCGTGAATGACCTTGTAAAGAAATGGATAAATACTACGCTGGATAACGTCATGCAATGCACAAATGGAGAACAATTTGAGAAAGGAAATTACACAATACATATATGTATAACAG gCACAAATACCACAAACATCTCTACGACAACAG GTGAATGTGGTTGTAACCTATCCGGAATATTTCGATACAATTTCATTAACTTGAACATCAGTGACAGCGACAAATGTCAGAATATTTCGTCGCAGAAATTCTTTAATT ATACAAGTCGAAATTGTGAAAAAACGGAAACCGCAAGTACCACTGTCATCCCCGTGACAGAAccgacaacaacaacaaccgaAAGCATCTCACCAA CACAATCAACGACCACAGCTAAGACGACCACAACTAAGACGACCACAACTAAGACAGCTGAAACac aaaaaccTGTGAAAGAAGTTATGACAAATATAGAACAAAACAGCGCACAGCAGAATCAAAGTAATTTGACGGACGAGAATAACTTGATATTTGTGGTTAATAATGTAACGGGACCGGCTGTTGGCTCTGAAGAG AAACCTGCGTATAAATCACCGAAAGGTGCAACTGTCGTTAAAAGTTTAACTTTTGGCAAAGACATTGCTAATGCGAAGGTCGTTATAACTGAAAAAACTTTGGAAAAAAACACCGACTTGTCTGGACTTTCTCAAACCATGGTTGACAACGATTCAGGAGGAGTAAGAAAGACCAAACGAGTGGTTTTTGGGAATAAGGTGTTGTTAATCGCAGCTTTCGAGGGGAGTGACAACAAGAAATTGCAAGTTCAGGTAGTGAAATTTACAGTAGATACCTCGGCAGGAGATTATAATGAAATTCGAAAAAACGTTGACGACGAAGGCTCAACAAATACGATTGGACGATCAATACTCACATCTCTAAGGGGTGTCTGTGCGTTTTACGACGAAGAAACAGAAGCAATGTCTGAAGAGGGTTGTCAGACAGTTGGAGATGTATCTGGAAAAGGAGTGTCATGTCGTTGTGACCATACCACTGTGTTTGCAGTTCTCATGTCTGCAAACGTAGTGGTAGTTCCATCAGGAGTAAAG atcGTGTCATATATTACCGAAATTGCTTCCATCATATTCTTGATAATCACTGCCATCCTGCTAATGAAAGTACGCAATCATGTGAGAGGAGACAGGGTCAAAGTTCAAATATGCGTGACGTTTTCTTTACTGGTGTTACACATTCTCAATGTTTTCCACGACCTTGCTTTGCTCAATGATACGGCTTGTGAAATGGTGACTGTATTGATGCATTACTTTTTCTTGTGCTCAG CGATGTGGATGCTGATGGAAGGAATCACTCTATTGTTTAAGACCATGGACAGTGTAATGCGTTTACTCAGTGGGAAAAATGCGAAAAAGTTTGCGATCTCTCGTTATGTGATCAGCTTTTCAGTTCCGTTTGTGATCGTTATTATTTCTCTGGCTTACGGTTTCGCTAACGGTGTATACATGCCTTTGAACGAACTGTGGAAAAAAGATGGACAAGGCCCAAAATATAAGCATTGCTGGCTGTCCGACGAGGAAAATATTCTACTTGGAGCAGCTGTCATTCCTATTGCTGTAATTCTCTTGTGCTGCGTATTGATCGTGATCAGAATGTTTTACATTGTCTACAAAATGAGTGTTGAGAGTGAAAATTACAAACCAACCAACCTGCAAAGGCACAGCAGCGAATCTGACGTAGTGGATTTGGAACATGTTAAAGCAGCTCTAAAGGCAATTGTCGTCCTATTGCCTGTACTAGGCATTCCATGGCTTCTTGGCTTTTTCACAG GCATCGAGAGCGACGAAACCGGCATTGTTTTCATGTATCTGAACGCAATCATCAACGGTCTACAGGGCGTTTTCCTCTTCGTTGTTTACTGCATTATCGGAAAGGAAGTCAGGAAATCTATTATGAACGTGCAAAAGAAATACTCTGTCTCCTTAGAGTTTTCATCCAAGAGAAGGATGACCAGTGATGCCTCAGCTATAAGCACAGCTCAAGGCACCATGTCGACAAACGTAGGGGAAAATTTGTATTCAGAAGCGCCATTCAATATTCCTAACGGGAATGCAAAGGAAGATATATGA